CTGATCAACGCTGACACCGGCATTGTCACCAACGTCAACGGGGCGGTCGTCTCGAACACCGGAACGATCAACGGCAATCAGGACGGAGTGATGAACTTCGGGTCGGTTACCCAAGCGCTGACCAACAGCGGCACGATTTTCGCCACCAATGGCTCAGGCGTGAACTCGGGTGGTGAGCTGACCCTCAACAACAGCGGTACCATCAGCGGCGGCAATAGCGGACTGTTCCTCAACGCCGGCGGCAATGTCACCAACACTGGCTCAATCCTGAGCCGCGGCGTGTCTGGTGGCAACCAGGACGGGGTTAGCGCCCATGGTGCCTTGAGCCTTACGAACAGCGGATCGATCGTGACCGGTGTGAATGCCGGCGTCGTGGCTTTCGATTCCCTCCTGACGGTCAACAATCAAGCCGGCGGATCTATTACTGGAGGAAGCAACACCTTCGGCTTTGCCATCAATGCCAAGGCGGGGCTCGACCTGACAAGTGGTGGAACTCTTAACGCCGGGACGGGCACCACGACGGCGGTGCTTGTCGACGGACCGTCGTTCATCAACCTGCTGGACGGTTCGACGACCAACGGGGATATCGTCTCACTTGGTTCGGGTACCAGCGCTCTGACAGTCGGTGGGCTATTAAACGGCCGCTACGTTGCGACTGCCGGAACTGCGGCCGATACAATAATCCTTGAGTCGACCGGCATGATCAACGGCGCGCTGCTCGGTGCTGGCGACGACACCTTCACGACTTCGGGTGGCGCCATCGGTGGTGCCATCGATGGCGGCGCAGGGGGCGATGCGCTGACCTTCGATATCACTGACGCCACGGCGTACGACGCCGGCCTGTTCAGCGGTTTCGAAGCCCGCTTCAAGAATGGCGTCGGGACGCTGACCCTCAGCGGCACCGACGGCCTGGCGGCCGACTTCGCAGTCAATGCCGGCACCTTGGTCCTGTCAGGCGGCTCGGCACTCAATGACGGTGCGGCGTTGATCAACGCCGCAGGCACCACCGTTCGCCTAGTCAATGGCAATGAACAGGTGCGTACGATCAGCGGGTCGGGCGCGATTGATCTCGGCAGCAATGCCTTGATCCTGGGTGGCAACGACAACACCACCTATTCGGGCGTGATCAGCGGCACTGGCAGCCTTGCCAAGTTTGGCACCGGCGTCCTGACGCTTTCCGGCAACAACAGCTACTCCGGGATGACCCAAGTGTCGGGGGGTACCCTCCAGCTCGGCGCCAGCAATGTTCTTGCCAATACGAGCGTCGTCAACATTGGCTCAGGCGCAACATTCGATCTGGGCGGCTTCAATGACACCATCGGTGGCCTTGCCGGTGCAGGCACGGTTGCACTTGGTGCGGGGCGTCTCACCGTTGATCAAGCAGCAAATACGGTCTTCAGCGGCCCCATTACCGGCACCGGCGGCCTTACCAAGTTCGGCTCGGGTGTCCTCAACCTGACCGGTACCAGCAGTTACACCGGGGCGACCTTCGTGAACGGGGGGACACTGGCAATCGATGGCTCGCTTACCTCAGCCGCGACGATCAATTCGGGCGGAACGCTGACCGGGAACGGTCGTGTTGGCGGTGTAAGTGTTCTGTCGGGTGGTGTTCTCGCGCCCGGCAATGGCATCGGCTTGCTTACAATTGGCGGTCCGCTGAGCTTCGCGGCCGGATCGATCTACCAGGTCGACGCCAGCGTGTCGGCGGCTGATCGGACAAGCGCCACTGGCGCCATCATGATCGGCGGCGGCACTGTGCAGGTGCTGGCCTCTGGCGCTGCTTACCGTCCGCTGAGCCGCTACACGATCCTTGACTCAAATGTCTCGGTAAGCGGTACGTTCGCGAACATCTCGTCCAACCTGGCCTTCCTGACACCCGGCCTCGAATATGACGCCAAGTCGGTCATGCTCGTGCTGCGCCGCAACGACATTAATTTAGCGGCGCTCGCGGGCAGTTCCAACCAGGCGGCGGTCGGAGCCAACCTCCAGTCCACGGGCGCAGGCGCGCTCTACGACGCCTTACTCGTTCAGTCGGCGGACGGCGCTCGTCAGGCTTACGACGCGCTTTCGGGTGAGGCATACGCCTCCACTCAGAGCGCGATCTTTGGGGAGCGCGATCGCCTTCAGGACGCCATGGCCACCAACCAGCGTCGCAGCGAAGGCGTCAGCCTGTGGCTCGACAGCGGACACAGCAGAGGCAGGTTTGAGCCGACGCGCCTTGGCAGCACCCTTGCCTTGTCCAGCACCGATGACCTTCTTGGCGGCCTCAACTGGACCCGCGGCGCGTTCGCGGCAACCGTTGCGGGAGGCCGAGCAAGGACCGAGATCGATATCCGTGATCGCGGCAGTGAGGCGAAGGTCAAGAGCTGGCTGATCGGTGGTCAGGTGGCTTACGGTGCCGACCTCGGCCTGAATGCGGTGATCGGGGCGAACTATGCTTCGCACAATATCACGACCCAGCGGTCGATCACCTTCCCCGGCTTCAACGAGACAGCCTCGTCACGTCGCGATGGCAACGGTTATCATCTCTTCGGACAGGTGGGTTATGCCACTCAAGTCTCAGGGATCATGGTTGTGCCGTTCGCCGGTTTGTCGCGAGATCATCTCGAGCTTGATGGCGGCACTGAAAACGGGGGTCTTGCGGCTTTGAACGTGACTTCGGCGTCCCGTCACCTGACCAGCACCCAGGTCGGGGTGAAGCTCTCTTCATCGGCCAACCTCGGCCGGGCTACGTTCACTCCGCGCACCAGCATTGCGTGGCAGCACGTAACGGGCGACACCACTAGCCGTGCTGATAACGCTTTCCGGTCAGCGGGCGCCAACTTCACGATCAACGGAGGAGCACTGGCACGTGATGCCGCAAAGCTCGGCGTCGACCTCGATCTTGAATTCGGGGCAGCCAAGCTCGTTGCCGGTTACTCCGGCACTATCGGCAGCTCGGCAACCGAGCACACCGGCAAGATCGCGTTCCAGCTGCGGTTCTAGAGCGACTTAGCCGCGGACTTCCGCGAGCTCCCGTCCACGGGCTTGGACTTAAGCGCGTTGGACGGGAGGTCGCTGAGGACCATAACGGACATTCCGCCTACCGCACCGGCCAAAATACCTGAATGTCCGCAATGGGTCGAAAGCAGACATTGGCTCATCGTGTGGGAGATGGCCGACACAGCAGAATTAGGCACGAGCTTGACCTTAGCCGGTCACAGATTCTCATCGTGTTTGTCAGCCTTGATAAAATGCACCCGGAAGCCCGCCGGCAAGGGGTGAAGTGCCTCCTGGGGCAGATGCGCGGCAAGGAGCTTGAGGGCTAACCGTCGCTCAGCTGGAGAACCAGTCAAGGCATCCTGAACCGCCTTTGTGACGATGGCCTCAAGACGGGTCATCATTACGCGTTCCCCGTTTTGCGTAACCGGAACTGGCTTGCGCAGCTCGGCCGCCACGATGGCGCCTAGCGACCGATGGTTTTTCTTCGGCCTTCCTTTCGGGTTGCCTGACTGCCCTTTCTTGAATTGGTGATCCTTGGGCGGCTGACGGTACCCGCTTCGGAGCCCCGGTCGATTGGCACCAGGCGCTTTGTCGGTCACGCGCCCTCGCCTCGCTCTTGCTCCGCACGGTCGTTGAACAGCTGCCCAGTACGTGAATCGCGGGCCTCCTTGCCGGTGTAGTCCTGCCAGCGCCGAACGATCGTGTCGCAGTAGAGAGGATCAAACTCGATCAGCCGGGCGCATCGGCCAGTCTTCTCGGCAGCAATGAGTGTTGTGCCAGACCCGCCGAAGCAATCGAGGACAATCTCGCCGCGCCGGGAGCAATCCCGAATGGCATCGGCGACCAAGGCGACCGGCTTGACGGTCGGGTGCATCGCCAGCTCGCTGGAACGATTGCCACCAAGCGAGCTGATACCCGGATAGTCCCAGACATTCGAGCGATAGCGGCCGGTCTCACCTAAGCCGAAGCTGTTGGTGTGCTTGGCGTTACCCTGCTTGGAGACGAAGATAAGCTCGTGTTTGGACCGATAGAAGGTCCCCATCCCGGCGTTGGTCTTATTCCAAACGACCAAATTCTTGAGTTCGGTGAACACCTCAGTGCCGGCAGCCATCAGCTCGTTGATGTGCCGCCAGTCCATGCAAACGTACGCAATGGCGCCATTGCGCATGCAGGCTGCTGCGTGCCCCAGTGTAGTCTGGAGGAAGGCCGTGAATCTGCCTTCACTCATCTCACCGGATGCAAATGCAAACTCGCGGTGCTTGATGGCGCCGGCGCCGCACACGTGACCATCGATTGCTACGTTATACGGCGGATCGGTGAACACGAGGTCGGCCTGCGCCCCGGCCATCAAATGTTCAAACGAGGCCCCCTCCTGGGAGTCGCCGCACAAGAGCCGGTGTCGGCCAAGCAACCAAAGATTGCTGGCTTGAGAGACCGCAGGGCCTTGCGCTTGAATGGTCACTTCTTCTGGATGGTCGTCACGGCTCGGATCCCCTTCCCTCGCCGAATCAAGAGTCAGGTCGATCTCGGCGAGGCTGAACCCGGTCAATTCGACATCGAAGCCGATGTCGATCAGCCCCTCCAGCTCGATGGCCAGGGTTTCACGGTCCCAACCGGCATTCAGTGCGAGTTTGTTGTCCGCCAGCACGTAAGCCCGTCGTTCGACCTCGCTCAGGTGGGAGAGCTTGATCGTGGGCACTTGGCTCCACCCAAGTAGCTTGGCTGCCGCGACCCGACCATGCCCTGCAATGATCTCGCCAGCATCAGAAATGAGCACAGGGTTGGTGAAGCCAAAACGCTCGATGCTCTGAGCGATCTGTTTGATTTGCTGTCGAGAGTGCGTGCGGGCGTTCGCGCCATTAGGTCGTAGCAGGTCGGTTCTCGTCTGCGCGAGCGCATGCTTCAGGTCCGGTTGGTCAAAGGTCATGAGGAGCGGTCTCCGGATTGTAGGTCCGGACAGCATGGCGTCATCCGCCAAGGCTTGCGTTTGAACAATTAGGCCGGCGCCTGAGCCATCCCCGGCAATCCGATCGGTCTCACCTGTTACTTGCGATTAACGCACCTGTTTCGTGAATTTCATTACCCTGTTCGGTCGATTAAATGCCCTGTTCCGGCGAATAACAGGGAAGGCGAAGGCTCACGTGCGAAACGGCAGATTTCCGCCGCAAACGCGAAGATTGGCACCGCTCAACCAGCAGAAATGTCCTGATCGGACGTGCGATTCATACAATTTACCCTGTTATTCCGCTTAAATCAGGGAAGAACAGGGTAGAGACCAGTTAGCTCAGCACTGCCCGCGTCACCAGACAGCCTTCCCCTTCGCCCAGCCTTCGCGATCGTCCAGCAATGCGCGCAGCCGCTCGGCGTCGGCGGGTGAAGCGGGGTTGTAGACGATCATCCCAAGTTCGGGTCTCCCCTCGACCGCGAACGACGAGAATTCGATCGCGAGCACCCCGGCCTCGGGATGGTGGATCCGCTTCACGCCCTCACCATGTCCGGCCACATCATTGTCTTGCCACAACGCCTCGAACTCGGGGCTGAGGCGGGACAGTTCTTCGACCAGTCTGGCGGCGTCCGCGCTGTTGCTGGCGCCCGCGCGCGCCATGTCGGCGCGGAAGGCGCCAACGACAAAGCGCGCAACGCTGTCCCAGTCGTCGTTGCGTGCACGGACCCGGCCGCTGCCGAACATCAGGCGGAGGATGTTGCGACTTTCGCGATGCAGCTTCGAATAATCGGTCAGCAGCACCGCCGCCGCCCGGTTCCAGCCGACCACGTCCCACATCGCCGTCTTGATGATCGCGGGGCTCAGCACCAGGGCGTCGAGCACGCGCTGCAGTCGCGGGGAGATGCCGTCGACCGGCTGGTAGCGCGCCTCTGGCGGGCGGCCGAGGCCCAGCATGTAGAGATGCTCGCGCTCCGGCTCGGTCAGCATCAGGCCCTTCGCGATGCGGTCGAGCCGTCGGCCGACGGCGCCCCGCCCCGCCCCTGCTCCAGCCAGGTATACCAGGTCGGGCTGATGTTGGCCCGGCTGGCCACCTCTTCGCGCCTTAGCCCCGGCGTTCGCCGGCGGCCGCCACCAAAGCCGAACGCCGCGGGATCGAGGCGAGTGCGGCGATCGCGCAGATAGGTGCCGAGCTGGCTGGGCGTGTCGCTGGCCATGATTGATCCTGTTGCCGGTTATACCACGATAAGATTACTACTTTAACATGTTCGAGCAGGGCGCGATATCCTTCGCGACAAGCAGATTTCCCATGCGCGTATTCCTGACCGGCGCCACCGGCTCCATCGGCTCGCACGTCATTCCCAAGCTGCTCGCGTCCGGCCAACAGGTGCTCGGCCTCACCCGCTCCGACGCCGGGGCTCGGCAACTCGAAGCGGCCGGCGTCGACATTTATCGCGGCGACCTCGAACAGCCCGAAACGCTTGCCAGCGGCGCGGCGGCGGCCGACGCCGTGATCCACTGCGCGTTCGACCATAATTTCTCAACTTTCGTCGACAACACCAGGAAGGACGAGCGCAACATCGCCGCCATGGGCGAGGCGCTCGAAGGGACGCACAAGCCGATCCTGATCACTTCGGGCGTCGGTCTCGGCACGCCGCTGAACGGCGGTCCGGCAACGGAGGATGTGCTCAACCCGCGCCACGCCAACCCGCGCATCGCGACCGAACTCGCCGGCGCGGCGCTGATCGCGCGGCGCATCGACCTGCGCACCATCCGCCTGCCGCAGGTGCATGACACCACCAAGGCGGGGCTCAACACGCCGCTGGTCGCCGAGGCGCGCCGGGCCGGCGCCGTCGCCTATGTCGGCGACGGACAGACGCGCTAGTCCGCCGCCCACGTCAGCGACGTCGCGAAGCTTTACGTCCTCGCGCTGGACAAGGGTGAGCCGGGCGCGCGCTACAATGCGTCGGTCGAGAAGGGCGTCACAGCCCGCGCCATCGCCGAGGCGTTCGGCAAGGGCACGGGCCTCCCTGTCCGCTCAATCGCGGCCGACGAGGTCGAGCGCTATTTCGGCTGGATGGCGCCGTTCGCCGCACTCGACATGACCGCATCGAACGAGTGGACTCGCGCACGATTGGGATGGAGGCCGTCCGGTCCTGACATGCTCACTGACCTGGCAAAGATGGACTATCTGCTGATTGCGGCGTGAAGTTCCATCAACAAGGCTGCCACGTCTTCGATCCGATCCCACTGCGGCTTCAATTCCATTCTCTCTGCCTCGACAGCGAACATGGCGACCAGCCTTGAGCGCGGCCGAAACAACATTTGAACCGCATTGGACCTTTCTCGGACCAAACTGGATGTTACGTAGGCCGCCGTTCCCGATATTGCCGCCTGCAGGCGATGGAGAGGTAAAGTGCCAACAACATTGTTAGTGGCGTCGGCTGTCAGTTTAGCGCTCCTTGCTACCGCGCTTATGAGCGGTCGTGTCTTGGCTCCTAACGCGTTGCATCAGAAGACCCGGGACAGCCGGCCTCGACTGTATTGGTCACAGGTCGTGGGGTTATTTGTGATCGCAGCCGGACTGCTTACGGCCGGACTGTATGAGTACCCGGCGCTCGTCGCACACTGAGAATGAAGTTGCCATCTCACGAATGCCATGGGGCTTTACATTCCTTTGTCCGGTGAACCGAAGGAAGTTCCGTTTCGGTTCTATTTTTGCGCGCTTGGTAAACGCTGCTCGCCAACGGTTCTCGCGAAGGGAGACCGCGTGTGGCGAGTGTATTTGGCGTCAGTGAACAAGTCGGAGAACGGCGCAAGGGAGCCCGGCATGTGCCGGTCCTTCAGTTAGCTTCGATCGAGACAGGCGGCCGGGTTCAGCTCGGTCTAGTTCTGGATCTCAGCCTCAGCGGATTGAGTCTAAGAGCCGCAACTACCGGCAAGCCGGGGCAACCGATTACCGTGTGTCTCCGCGAATTTGTTATCGAAGGGACGATCGCGTGGCTTGATGCTGGAAAGGTCGGGGTTCAATTCTACGACGATCTCGCACCGGAAATTCTTCAAAGCCTCCTAAGCGCGTTCGACCCGCGAATGCGAGCGCCGCGGCTCAACACCGACCTTAGCGTTAAAGTCAGGTTGGGCGCCGAGGTCGCCCAAGCCTGGCTTAGAAACATTTCGCCCTCTGGCGCGATGCTTGCGGTCGACGGCGATCCGACCGACCGAGGCCAGGTTGTCGTCACCTTTCCGCAAGTCGGTCCGGTGCCGGGGCAGATCCGTTGGAGCGATGGTGCCCGCATCGGCATCCTGTTTAATCGTGCGCTCAATCTCAAAGATTTGGGTGTCGTCGTCGACAGTGGAAGCGCTTGGCTCCCTCGAGAACACGGTCCAAGACAGACCTAAGTCAAACCAAGACGGTGCAAACTCCTGAGGCAAAGTTCGGTAGATTCCGGAAAATTTGCGTCTGGAGAGTGATTTGAGCCGAAGTTGCAAGTCAATTTTCCACCCTGGCTTTGATCAACAATTGGGTTCGACCATCTCTCTGCCCGGCGGAGCGATGTGCTAGATGGTGAGCGGCGCTAACCAATCCCGCGGACTGCCATTCGTCGATGCTGAGGATCATCGCATGGTCAGTCAGATCATTGCCTTCCGCCGGGCGAGGACGCGACTTTTCGATGCCAGATGCTTTGGTGAGCCGGCTTGGGATATACTTCTCATTCTATACGAAGCGAGCTTTCTAGGTCGCCCGCTGTCGATCTCATCGATCGGTCGACGCGCTCAGATCAAGCCCACGAGTATGCTGAGGTGGGTCGAGACGTTGGTAGACTGGGACCTTACGGAGCGATGCTCCGACCCGCATGACAAGCGCACGACGCGCCTCGCACTTACTGCAAGCGGTTATTCAAAGATGAAGTCGTATATCGATTTGATCAGAAAATTGGACCAGTTTGACCTTTGACCAAAGAAGGCACCTCCTCAATTCGCATGCTAGCCGACCCATCGACCGGCTTTACTAATCTCACGTTGAAACCTATTAACTGCGGATTAATTCGCGGAATCCGGGGAATGTGCGGTCCGCATTGGTGATGAGGGTAGAGTAGTGTCGGAACCGATGAGCTTGCCGCCGGGGCAACCCGAGGAGTCCGACGTGCAGAGCAAAGTGGCTTTGCTTTTGAGGCAGAGCCTAGCCCTCCTTGACGAAAGCGGAGCTCCGCTCGCTTTACGCGCGCGGCTCGCCGACCTGATCGACGATATCGCTTCAGATTGGTCCTAAGCTTTCGAACCTAACGATCCGTGCAAACGATCCCGCAAAAATAGCTATCGAGCGACCTTCTCCCCTTCGTCGAAAGCGAAAGCGCGATGCGCCGGCCGTCGCGTTCGTGCGGACGACGATGCACCAGACGCTCCTTTTCGAGGTATTCGATCCAACGCTTGGCACTCGTGGACGCTAATCGCGCGCGGTCGGCGGCCTCAGTCACCGTAATGGCTTCACCGATCCCATCAGCAACATAGAGAATGAGTAACAAGTCCCACGCGGGCTCGCCAATGATGGCTTTGGCGAAATGCTCCTTGCGCGCTTGGCGACGCTGCATTGCGCTACGCGCATAGGAAATCAGTTCGCCACGCCGAGCTGAGCAGTCGCTCTCAAATGCCGGCTCCCGAGTGTGCGCCAAAGCCTCAAGCATGAATGACAGGCGCAACAGCCTGCGACGCGGGACTTCGATGACATCGTTATTTCTCGCGCTGGCGGAAGGCTTGGAAGGTTCGTCCATGATCAATCTCAACTTTTCGGAAATTTGGAGGCACCGGATTGCCCAGCTCCAGGTCGACTATGAACGTGAGGCACTAAGGGCAAGCTGAAGTGTCACCCAGATTGGCCCGCGCATAGTCCACCTTGGACCAACAATTAAATCGCCCATGAGGTAAGTATGACTGGAATATCAGAGGGTTTCACATGCGTCCCGAAGCCATTGTCGCCAGCCGGTTGAGCCCTAAAATTCGCTTGATTCCGCTCAACGAACTTATCGATCGGCTGGAACGAGCCGAGCCGCGGGACGACGTCATTGCGATGTTGAAAAAGGCTCGCGAGATTCGCGCCGCGCAGGGAAAATAGTGCGATCGCTCGCTTTTGGATGCATTATTATCTCAATTTGGCCCAGCGCTCGCGCAAATCCGGCATAGCAATGATTGTGTCGGGGCTTCGCGCGCATGCGAATATACCTAAGCGTCTTAGTGCTTGCGTTGGCCTTCGGCGACTATCGTGCCGAGGCAGGCGAGTTGGGGGCGAGTTCGCAAGCCTCTATTGTGATACGGGTGAGCGTCGCACCTCGGGCATGGGTTGCAGTGGACGGATCGGTATGCCTCAATCTGCCCGCTGCATCCTATCAGGCGTCTCGAGCACGCGGCGAGCCGACGACCGGCACCCTGTCGGATGTTTGTGGCGCTTCGGGTCGCAGTAGGCTGAGTGTTCCCTCAATTCGATCTCAAGAGAGCACTATCATCATTACGCCTGAGTAAACGAACTCTGCTGGCTAGTGTCCGAAAGAGGAGTTACCCTGCGCTGAGATGGAGATGCATCGGGCCGTCTTAGCGAGGAGCGAATTCGTGTTGAGAAGCGCGATCGTGGCAAGCATTGACAGGCGCGCGGAAAGCTTGCGCATCCTTTCACCTCGATGCGGGGCTTAAAGCCCGTTTTCTCGAGGAAAAGGTAAGCCGAGATCGACCTATGATTGCATCACCTTTCGACGAATTGACTGACAAACAGCGGGAGTGCTTGCGCCTCGCGGCTGATCACATGAGTTCGAAAGAAATCGCTCGCGCGCTCGGCATCAGCGCGTCGGCTGTCGAGCAGCGACTGAAATACGCCGTACGCACTTTGGGCGCCCGTGATCGGCGCGAGGCCGCTCGGCAATTCGCGCGCTGGGAGCAAGCTGGCTGTGGGGAATCCACATGTGGGTCACCGGGCGTTGAGGAATTCGAGGCAGGGCCACATCCGGTTATTGTCGAAGCTCGGGCTTCGGACGCATGGGAAGCGGCGCAGCTTGCCGACAGCGCGGGGTATTTTGATCCGCACTGGGACAAGCCGCTCGCTAAAGCGGTCAACTGGCCCTGGGCCGGAGAAGGGCGTCAGCCAGCAGATCTCTCGCCCTCGCAGCGAGTGATTTGGATGGCGGTCATCACGACCGGGCTGCTCCTTGTGTTCGGGGTATTTGTTGCTGGCCTGGAGGCGCTTTCACGCCTTCACGGGTAGCGATCTTTCGGGGTTCGGCATCGGACCACCAGCCCGCGCCGCTCGGCGCCTAGGAGATCATGATGCTCAATGAACGTCGCACCGCAGCCCGCAAGATCGCGGCTAACCTTTTCGCCCTCGAAGAGGCTCTTGATATCGCCCTGGCGCAAGCTGGCGGTCTTGCCGCAACTATCCCGACTGCTCGTGCAGAAGCCCGCGTGTCCGCCGTGGTCGGCCAAGAAGCGATTGGGAGTACGGCCGAGGCATTATCATTTCTAGTCCAGGCACGTGCGAAGGTGATCGAAGCGCATCACCATCTTCAAGAAACGCGAGTTCAGATGGGCCTTCGCGAAGTCAGCGTCGGCGACATCCTGCCCAAGCCCTCCGCTGCATCCACCGATGAAACTCCGCCACTGCGGATTGTCGCGTAAGCCATTGCCTCGCGCCCTGCCAGATGAAAGCCAACTACCTTTTTATTGTGTTTCTTCTCCTGACCGTCGTGACTGCGTTCATCAGAGGAAAGAATACTGAGCAGGTAGGCATCACAATTTATCTGGTGGGGTGCTTGCTGACTGTCTTGGCGGCGTCGCCTGGTGCGACACGCTTCACCGGTGAGGAAACGGGCATTCTTCTGGTCGATCTTACGACCTTTGCTGCTTTTTTTGTCCTCGCGCTCAACGCCAACAGGTTCTGGCCGATATGGGTAACCGCGTTGCTAGCAATTCCGCTTTTCGGGCATCTCGCACGGATGCTCGCTCCCGATATCTTACCGTGGGCCTACGCCGCGATTCTGTCGATGTGGAGTTACCCCATTCTGCTGATCATATTGCTGGCCAGCTTGAAGAGAAGGGCATCGATCAGTCACGGGCCGTTCTGACCGACCTGCTACGCGCTGCTGATCCGGCCTTTGCAGATACAGCGGCAGCATCTTTGCTTGATGTATTTGGATCGCTTCCGCGGCTACTGGCAGCCGACGCTGCGGCCTTACAACGCGTCGTGGCGCATCCCGCCATCATTCGCCAAGTTATGGCAACGCAAGCGGTGATGGAAACTTCGCTTCGTCCGCTGCTGACTGCCGACCTCGGCTCGCCGCCAAGCGGCCAGGTGTTAGTGCGCTATCTCTGGCTCTGCCTGGCTCACTCCGACGTTGAGCGAGTAAGAGTTCTCTTCCTTGACGGCCGCGGACACCTACTTCGCGACGAGGAAATTGCGCGGGGCGACAACCGGCATGCGGTGCTCGACCCGCGGGCAATCGTGAGGCGTTGCCTGGACCTTGGCGCGCAGCGCTTGGTCGTGGCGCACAACCACCCGTCTGGCGATCCGGCGCCATCGGTCACCGATCGCAGGGCGACCGACTCGCTTGTCGCCGCAGCTCGCCTCTTCAACATTCAAGTCGTGGACCACGTCGTTCTCGCCAGCGGTGGTTGGAGCAGCATGCGAGCCTTGGGCTGGCTCGGAAAGTAACCCAAAAAATAACATACGGCTCACTGGTGCAGGTCTCGAAGGCACGGGCGTGTCACACGGGCGGTTAGATTGCCTTCCCGTCACCAGGGCGGTGGCGAGTGACGCAAGTCGAAACTGACTTGGTTGGAGTTGAGGTTACTGATGGGACAGGAAGACAATATCCTTGAATTGAGAATCTCACAGGTTGGCCTCGGGCATCTCAAGGAGTTACTGTCATCGCTCGTCCTCGCCGACGCCGACGCCGACCATAATGAAGGCGAACGCGTCGTTGCCGCATGGCTCAAAGCGCGCAAGCTTCTCGAGAGCCGCCGGAAGAGAGACACTTTTTTCGCGCCAGCCATGTTCGGTGAGGCTCCTTGGGATATCCTCCTCACGCTTTTCGCAACCAGCGAAGGCACGCTTGGCATGAGCGTAAATCACCTCGCCGAGAAATCGGGAGTGCCGGCAACCAGTTGTAAGCGCTGGCTTGAGTATCTCGAACAGGAGCAGCTCATATTCCGTCGGGGACATGATAGGGATCAGCGAATGACGCTTATCGCGCTCACCGATCGCGGCGCGGAACGCATGAGGAGCTACCTCGACGCCATTAGCGTTTAGGCACACCAATGCGGCTAGTCATTTGTCGGCACGGACGCCGACAATTCACTTTGTGAAAAAGGCCGATTGAAAGATTGGCAGCGACCTATTGACGCATATGCCTGATCCAATTGAGGTTCCAGTCTGCCAGATTAGCCAATGAGCAGCGCGACAGCTGGCGGACAATTGATTAGTTGGAGGTCAAGAGCGCCAACCTTCTAAGCGCTGAAGCCTACTCCGCCAAAGTTGAAAAGCGCCGCCGCGGTGTGAGATTAGGACCGGCCGCGGCGGCGCTGCTGCGAGATGTCTTGGGATACAATGACATCTCGC
The Sphingomonas ginsengisoli An et al. 2013 genome window above contains:
- a CDS encoding site-specific DNA-methyltransferase, whose amino-acid sequence is MTFDQPDLKHALAQTRTDLLRPNGANARTHSRQQIKQIAQSIERFGFTNPVLISDAGEIIAGHGRVAAAKLLGWSQVPTIKLSHLSEVERRAYVLADNKLALNAGWDRETLAIELEGLIDIGFDVELTGFSLAEIDLTLDSAREGDPSRDDHPEEVTIQAQGPAVSQASNLWLLGRHRLLCGDSQEGASFEHLMAGAQADLVFTDPPYNVAIDGHVCGAGAIKHREFAFASGEMSEGRFTAFLQTTLGHAAACMRNGAIAYVCMDWRHINELMAAGTEVFTELKNLVVWNKTNAGMGTFYRSKHELIFVSKQGNAKHTNSFGLGETGRYRSNVWDYPGISSLGGNRSSELAMHPTVKPVALVADAIRDCSRRGEIVLDCFGGSGTTLIAAEKTGRCARLIEFDPLYCDTIVRRWQDYTGKEARDSRTGQLFNDRAEQERGEGA
- a CDS encoding PilZ domain-containing protein, which encodes MASVFGVSEQVGERRKGARHVPVLQLASIETGGRVQLGLVLDLSLSGLSLRAATTGKPGQPITVCLREFVIEGTIAWLDAGKVGVQFYDDLAPEILQSLLSAFDPRMRAPRLNTDLSVKVRLGAEVAQAWLRNISPSGAMLAVDGDPTDRGQVVVTFPQVGPVPGQIRWSDGARIGILFNRALNLKDLGVVVDSGSAWLPREHGPRQT
- a CDS encoding MarR family transcriptional regulator, giving the protein MDEPSKPSASARNNDVIEVPRRRLLRLSFMLEALAHTREPAFESDCSARRGELISYARSAMQRRQARKEHFAKAIIGEPAWDLLLILYVADGIGEAITVTEAADRARLASTSAKRWIEYLEKERLVHRRPHERDGRRIALSLSTKGRRSLDSYFCGIVCTDR
- a CDS encoding JAB domain-containing protein, which gives rise to MATQAVMETSLRPLLTADLGSPPSGQVLVRYLWLCLAHSDVERVRVLFLDGRGHLLRDEEIARGDNRHAVLDPRAIVRRCLDLGAQRLVVAHNHPSGDPAPSVTDRRATDSLVAAARLFNIQVVDHVVLASGGWSSMRALGWLGK